The sequence TAATGGTGGCCTCCATGAAGCTGCGGGAGCTGCTGTCCCCCGAGGCCCAATTGGGCCCCGACTCCCTGCGGGAGCCCGACACCGGCCAGGCATCCCGCCGCATCTTCCAGAGGGTGGAGGCCGAGCTGTCCCGGGAGGAAATGGAAGAGGGGGAGCATGAGGACGGCCAGGAGGAAGGTGGGCCCAGACAGGCTGCCCTCGCCCTTTGCCACCGGGGCATCGGAGTCTGCCAGCAGCTAGAGGAGCTGTGTGGGAGCCCAAAGCCCAGCGAGGAGCAGCTGGCCAGAGCAGCGGCTGCCATTGGCCACCTCTACAGCAAGGTGCTGAAGTTCAGCGCGGGCTGCCTGGCCGCCGGATCTCCGGTGCTCACTCCCAGCGCGCCCAACCTGTCGCGGTTGGTGCAGTCCACTGATCCTGAGGACAAGACCATGGTGCAGACGCTGGTGACCCAGGCACGGCTGAGGGTGGAGAACGCCCGGACACAGCTGGAGAGTACCCGCAGCGAGTACGAGAGGAGCTTCGAGAGTCTGAAGCAGAGCAACCGGGAGCTGGACCAAGTGGTGGAGCGGATGAGGCGGTGCCAGGTGGCGGAGGTGGACTTTGGCACCACGCTGAAGATGCTGGCCCAGGGCCTGGAGGCTTTGTCCAGGGTGAGGGAGCAGTGGACCAAGATGATTCACTTCTTCGAGATGGTCTCCAACTTGATCCGGGTGTGCCTGGACAAGTCACTGCAGATGTTTGCCGCCCAGAGTGAAGACGTGCAGGAACTGCAGAACTACAGCCAACAGCAGCTAGTCCGAGACCTGGTCTATGCACAGGCCTTCCAGGCATCCAACATCTCCTGCCTGGTCCACATGATCTCCAGCACCTACGTGGATGTGTCGAGCTGCTTTCTGATGGAGCGGATCACTCAGCTGGGCCGCCTCATCACGCTGGACCCTGAGGATCCGCGGTTCGTGCCTGAGCGCCAGAAGCTGCAGCAGGGCTGCGATGATGCCCGCAGGATGATCATGGAGCGAGTGCTAAGCAGCCGGCAGGAATTCGAGCAGCGGGTGCAGCAGCGCATTGAGGCCATTGAGAAGGGCCTGAGGGCCTCTCTGCCCCCGGCCTCGCCTCAGGAGCAACAGGCCATCGAGAGCTCCCTCGCGCAGCCTGCCCACTCCATCTTCCAGGAGATCTCCCAGGAGGAGGAGGACCAGTGGGCCTGAGGATCAGGAGGTGGCGAGGGTGGGCATTTTATTTCATTGTAACTTAAGAGATTTAGTGCAGAGTAGGCTCTTCCAGTCCTTCGAGCCTTGTCACCTAGCAAcccgacaaccctgatttaaccccaacctaatcaccggacaatttacaatgaccagtttacCTACTAGCCAATACGTCTTGGATTGtcagaaaacccatgcattccattgGGAGGACAGAGTAGGTCTGGACTGAGCTCTGAACTCTGACAGCCCAGCTGGAACAGTCTTgtgttaactgctatgctacagtGAGCCTGTCTTCCTCTTTCCCAGCCCAGTGACGGACATGGGACACGCTGGACCCTCTGTGAAACTTGAGCTTCTGAATCAGATTTTATCACTGATCTGTTTTGTGGGAATTGTTCAGTGGCAATGCAATACTGAAAAATTACTATGTTATAAGATCAATAAATACTGCAAATATCTTAAAGTCTTGTGTCATATTTAAAACAGATAGGTTTGTGATTAGtcaggttacggggagaaagcaggagaatggggttgaggggaatgatgaatcagtcatgatggaatggcagaacagactcgatgggccaaatggcctaattctgctcctatatcttatgtattTTTTTGCTTCAATCAGTTAAGTATTTAGAACCAGCGCTTCAGGactcaacctcagaatagaagagagatgaggaggaatttctttaaccagagagtagtgaatctgtgaatttgctGACAGACGTCTGTGGCAGCCAAGTTATTGAGTAAAgcgagattgacaggttcttgattagtcggagcattaaaggttatggggagaaggcaggagaatggggtttagagtgatagtaaattagccatgatggactagtagagcagacttgatgggctgaaaggcctaactgctcccacagtactgtacaaaaatcATAGGCACAGATACATAGAGCTAGGGTGCCTCAGCCTTTTGCCcaggactgtatttgtca comes from Hypanus sabinus isolate sHypSab1 chromosome 12, sHypSab1.hap1, whole genome shotgun sequence and encodes:
- the LOC132402555 gene encoding uncharacterized protein LOC132402555 isoform X1; translation: MLCIWIFRRPLTRCHTLGTSPYNKLRAHGGRNDPMAASAATEGSVLAPIRSAFLQHSRAEEVRRDSQLLMQPYANWEEFLVPAPTAVAILGELIALSSASDFPLNRHNPERQYQHLRYPESFRACLAQLSNQGWKTFNLAHKNMDQIRLHSQSVPEHTRAALHTLLRGDGAALARLLPRQLGSIRAVAGECRTLAHEVEGAFLSVTDLIHELLEACTSARGAYEAEVEEARRVLEGAQQRRETLEGERRWAEEYLTRMTREVEEAEYSYRSAVDRAPSEWGVLGMMAVENSISVVSNLVSGFLSTVTADPVSLSTTVVETLANVGNAIAEKVRNKEGDAPQPPPQPQPPVSSRLLSSSTELMVASMKLRELLSPEAQLGPDSLREPDTGQASRRIFQRVEAELSREEMEEGEHEDGQEEGGPRQAALALCHRGIGVCQQLEELCGSPKPSEEQLARAAAAIGHLYSKVLKFSAGCLAAGSPVLTPSAPNLSRLVQSTDPEDKTMVQTLVTQARLRVENARTQLESTRSEYERSFESLKQSNRELDQVVERMRRCQVAEVDFGTTLKMLAQGLEALSRVREQWTKMIHFFEMVSNLIRVCLDKSLQMFAAQSEDVQELQNYSQQQLVRDLVYAQAFQASNISCLVHMISSTYVDVSSCFLMERITQLGRLITLDPEDPRFVPERQKLQQGCDDARRMIMERVLSSRQEFEQRVQQRIEAIEKGLRASLPPASPQEQQAIESSLAQPAHSIFQEISQEEEDQWA
- the LOC132402555 gene encoding uncharacterized protein LOC132402555 isoform X2; translation: MAASAATEGSVLAPIRSAFLQHSRAEEVRRDSQLLMQPYANWEEFLVPAPTAVAILGELIALSSASDFPLNRHNPERQYQHLRYPESFRACLAQLSNQGWKTFNLAHKNMDQIRLHSQSVPEHTRAALHTLLRGDGAALARLLPRQLGSIRAVAGECRTLAHEVEGAFLSVTDLIHELLEACTSARGAYEAEVEEARRVLEGAQQRRETLEGERRWAEEYLTRMTREVEEAEYSYRSAVDRAPSEWGVLGMMAVENSISVVSNLVSGFLSTVTADPVSLSTTVVETLANVGNAIAEKVRNKEGDAPQPPPQPQPPVSSRLLSSSTELMVASMKLRELLSPEAQLGPDSLREPDTGQASRRIFQRVEAELSREEMEEGEHEDGQEEGGPRQAALALCHRGIGVCQQLEELCGSPKPSEEQLARAAAAIGHLYSKVLKFSAGCLAAGSPVLTPSAPNLSRLVQSTDPEDKTMVQTLVTQARLRVENARTQLESTRSEYERSFESLKQSNRELDQVVERMRRCQVAEVDFGTTLKMLAQGLEALSRVREQWTKMIHFFEMVSNLIRVCLDKSLQMFAAQSEDVQELQNYSQQQLVRDLVYAQAFQASNISCLVHMISSTYVDVSSCFLMERITQLGRLITLDPEDPRFVPERQKLQQGCDDARRMIMERVLSSRQEFEQRVQQRIEAIEKGLRASLPPASPQEQQAIESSLAQPAHSIFQEISQEEEDQWA